One window of the Lytechinus variegatus isolate NC3 chromosome 3, Lvar_3.0, whole genome shotgun sequence genome contains the following:
- the LOC121410434 gene encoding metalloproteinase inhibitor 3-like isoform X1: MELMMVLNRLMSQSLMCLWFLMFALCEDVKGTAQCMCMPEHPQQQFCRSSFVVRGRIIGKLVHSNQNHGRASMDVAPVDIDEGTTAYIVKVERIYKGEGVMGLQRHVEVTMMRRDKECGLKRLRKGHVYVFTGNHDETGLYNIGTCDWVIEYSDLTKMQKQGVRYLYRQYCNTCEINLCFNGHCKQRSPTSCMWDVAGIGYGGDQCEAKHSRCIRLGNGSCGWFNSFGFKGCYRNRALSQQNRVK; the protein is encoded by the exons ATGGAACTGATGATGGTTTTAAATAGACTGATGTCACAATCACTGATGTGTCTATGGTTCCTGATGTTTGCACTTTGTGAAGATGTCAAAGGTACTGCTCAATGTATGTGCATGCCTGAACACCCACAACAACAGTTTTGCAGATCAAGCTTTG TTGTTCGTGGTCGAATCATTGGAAAGCTAGTACACTCCAATCAAAACCATGGAAGGGCGTCAATGGATGTTGCACCAGTGGATATCGATGAAGGAACGACGGCTTATATTGTGAAGGTAGAGAGGATATATAAAGGTGAAGGTGTGATGGGACTACAGAGACATGTTGAGGTTACCATGATGAGAAGAGATAAGGAATGTGGCTTGAAAAGACTAAGGAAAGGACATGTCTATGTCTTCACAG GTAACCATGATGAGACAGGATTGTATAACATTGGAACATGTGATTGGGTGATTGAATACTCGGATCTTACCAAAATGCAGAAACAGGGTGTTAGATATCTATACAGACAATACTGCAATACATGTGAG atCAATCTTTGTTTCAACGGGCACTGTAAGCAGCGGAGTCCTACTTCATGTATGTGGGATGTTGCAGGGATTGGCTATGGAGGTGACCAATGTGAAGCCAAACATTCTAGATGTATCAGACTGGGTAATGGAAGCTGTGGATGGTTCAATTCTTTTGGTTTCAAAGGATGTTACAGAAATCGTGCATTATCACAGCAAAACAGAGTAAAATAA
- the LOC121410434 gene encoding metalloproteinase inhibitor 3-like isoform X2 produces the protein MSKVLLNVCACLNTHNNSFADQALVIVRGRIIGKLVHSNQNHGRASMDVAPVDIDEGTTAYIVKVERIYKGEGVMGLQRHVEVTMMRRDKECGLKRLRKGHVYVFTGNHDETGLYNIGTCDWVIEYSDLTKMQKQGVRYLYRQYCNTCEINLCFNGHCKQRSPTSCMWDVAGIGYGGDQCEAKHSRCIRLGNGSCGWFNSFGFKGCYRNRALSQQNRVK, from the exons ATGTCAAAGGTACTGCTCAATGTATGTGCATGCCTGAACACCCACAACAACAGTTTTGCAGATCAAGCTTTGGTAA TTGTTCGTGGTCGAATCATTGGAAAGCTAGTACACTCCAATCAAAACCATGGAAGGGCGTCAATGGATGTTGCACCAGTGGATATCGATGAAGGAACGACGGCTTATATTGTGAAGGTAGAGAGGATATATAAAGGTGAAGGTGTGATGGGACTACAGAGACATGTTGAGGTTACCATGATGAGAAGAGATAAGGAATGTGGCTTGAAAAGACTAAGGAAAGGACATGTCTATGTCTTCACAG GTAACCATGATGAGACAGGATTGTATAACATTGGAACATGTGATTGGGTGATTGAATACTCGGATCTTACCAAAATGCAGAAACAGGGTGTTAGATATCTATACAGACAATACTGCAATACATGTGAG atCAATCTTTGTTTCAACGGGCACTGTAAGCAGCGGAGTCCTACTTCATGTATGTGGGATGTTGCAGGGATTGGCTATGGAGGTGACCAATGTGAAGCCAAACATTCTAGATGTATCAGACTGGGTAATGGAAGCTGTGGATGGTTCAATTCTTTTGGTTTCAAAGGATGTTACAGAAATCGTGCATTATCACAGCAAAACAGAGTAAAATAA